CTCGAAGCCACACGGGGCGGGAATGCCTCTTATGGAGAATGGCTCCATTATTGGGATAGCGCAATTGCCAAGGTCATCCTCGGCCAAACCATGACCACCGAAGACGGGAGCAGCTATTCCCAAGCCACGGTGCATTATGCGGTTCGCCAAGATTTGGTAAAAGCTGATGCCGACTTGGTTTCTCAAACTGCTAACAGCTCTTGGGTGCGCTGGCTGGTTGACTACAATTTTGCTGGGGCTGCTTATCCTCAGGTCTGGCGAGATATGGAAGACGCCGAAGATCTGGAGCAGCGCTCAACCCGAGACAAAACCCTCTTTGACATGGGATTCAAACTCACCCCCGAAGCCGTGACCCGTATCTATGGCGACGATTATGAGCCCATCGAACCCCCGCAGCCAGAAACGAAGCCCGATCCCATTCCCGCCAAACAAGAACAGACCGCCCCGGCCCTAGCCGAAGGCGACGAAATTGACTTGACCCCCAGCCCAGTTGAGCCCCTGGCCAATGCACTGGACCAACAAAGTGCGCCTGCCTGGCGTAAAATTCTGGACCACATTCAGCAGCTGGTAAACAGCGCCCCCGATCTCCCGACTCTGCGTGATGCTCTTTTAAATGCCTATGCAGAGCTGCCCGGCGATGAACTTGGGGATGTGATGGCCTTGGCCATGCTGACCGCTGAACTGGCGGGACGGTACGATGTTGAACAGGAATCCGCCGATGACTGAGCCCGCGATCTCAGGCGTCTTTCGGGAGCCCTTTCAAGAACAGGTGGCCTTCTTTCGGCAGAAACTTGGCAATCTGGTTCCCACTGAGCGCTGGACAGACATGCAAAAAGAAGCGCATGACAAGGGCTTTATGGTGGCAGGCGCTGCCAAAGCGGATTTGCTGTCTGACCTTGCCGCTGCCGTGGACAAAGCGATCAGCCAGGGCACAAGTTTGGGCGCTTTTCGCAAAGACTTCAAAAGCATTACTGCCCGCCATGGCTGGGATTACCGTGGGGAATTCAACTGGCGCACAAAGGTCATTTACCAAACCAATATGGCCACCAGTTATGCTGCCGGACGCTTGGCCCAGCTCCGTGATGCCGAATTCACTCACTGGGAATACATTCACAGCAATGCCGTGGCCCACCCGCGTAAGCAGCACTTGGGTTGGAATGGTCTGGTACTCTCTGCAGATGATCCGTTTTGGAATGCGCACTACCCACCCAATGGCTGGGGCTGTCAGTGCCGGGTAAGAGGCCGGAACAATCCAGATAAAGTGGGGCAGGCCCCTGATGACGAGATTGACCCCCGCACGGGTGAGCCAGTGGGCATAGACAAGGGTTGGGGTTATATGCCCGGCAATACTGTCAGCGCCACAGTGACGTCCTTGGCCGCTCGCACCGTGCAATGGAAATATGAGCTGGCAAAGGCTTATCTGGAGAATTTACCGGAAGGGCTCAAAGACCAATTTTCCCGCTCTATGCGTGATTTGCCATCAACAAGAGACGCGGCAAGGCAGTTTGCTGGGCGCGTATTGGATGATCGCAATCATACCGAATACCAGTCTATGGGCCTGCTGACATCTGAAGATGTCTCTAAAATTCAGGAATTGAAAGGCCTTGATGTGGCTGGGTATGATTTTGCGCTTGACCCGTCTTCGGTAAGACATATCCAGAAAAAACATGGAGACTTAAAATCTGAAGCCTTGCGTGGTCAAAGAGCAGTCACAAAGGAAGACTATGAAAAGATTCCTGAATTACTCAACTCACCAGATGAAATTACAGACTCAGGCTTATCTCATACTACAAATAATCCATTGATCGAGTACTCAAAGGTAATTGGTCAAGATAAGTATTCGCTGGTGCTTGAATATCGTAAGAAACGAAAGATGTTGGTTTCGACAACATTCTACATTCAAGGGGGGAATTAAGATGATTTGGCAGGAGCTGCAACGGTACGTGCTTTTCAGCCTTATCCCTACGTCCGAAACGCTTCGCAGTAGTTCCCCTGCCATTTCTATTATACCCTGAGAGCCATTATGTCTAACAACACAGCCCAAACCCTTTTCCCCGAAGAAGTAGAGATGTTGGTCAACCATTTCAGGCACCAGACCGGCAATCCCAGAATTGAATCCTTTCTCTCGCTAAACAATCCCAACCTTTGGCTGATTGGCCAGCAAGTGGGCTCCAGTTTGCATGTGATCGCAGAGTATGAAAAGTTTGACCTGGAGCTGAAAATACTCAAGGGAGACGATTTTTTCTGATGCAATTTGACATCAAGCTTGATGATTCAATGGTGCTCAACTCCCTGCGCCGCTTGCAACTTAAGACCAGCAACCTTAAGCCTGTGATGTCTGAAATAGGGGAAGAGATGCTGGAGAGTGTCAAGAAGCGCTTTGAAACCAGTACAGGCCCAGACGGTCAAAAGTGGGCCGCAAACAAAGAAAGCACGCTCCTGAAAATGCTCAGCCAGACCAAAGGCAATTTCAAAATTAAGACAGTCACAAGTAAATCTGGGAGCAAACGGGAAATTAAGGTGGGAGGACTGAGAAAAAAAGGTCAGGAACGTGTCTCTGGTAAAAAGCCCTTGATTGGTGATAGCAAAGCGCTCTCAGGAACCATAAATTACCGGGCCACATCTGACTCTTTGAAAGTCGGCAGCAACATGATTTATTCGCGGGTACAGCACTTTGGCGCAGGCAAGGGGGCCTTTGGGGCAACCAGACGCGGGGCACCAATTCCTTGGGGAAGTATTCCTGGTCGCCCATATCTGGGCTTTTCGGATGAGGACCGCTCGATAATTTTAGAGACAGTTGAGAAGTATTTGAAGGCCTGAATCTCTCTGGGGATGGTGGCTATTTTCCAAGTTTTTAAACTGCTGTCACAGTTGTTCTGATAGCCACTTGTGTGGAATTGGGAAAGAATCTGCGTCTGATATTATTCGATAAAACAACGGCTTCTTGTTCTGCTGTATCCTGATCAGCAAATTCCGCAACGAAAGAAAAGCGATTTTCGACAAACTCCCTGCCAAGAGCTGTTTCGGCTTGTCGTAAATGTATGAGTTCAAAATCAGGGGGCATGGTAAATCTTGAGTTTGCGCTAATGAAATCTGTAAGTTCTTGAGTAAAATCAGGAAGAGGTGTGGGTAGATCTTCCAAAAAATCATATCTAATTTGAAAATTAGCCATATTGTTTACTGCTTAAGCCTCGCATTTTTTAAATTCCAAGATCTAATGTTACCTTCTTTTCCTAATATATGAAAACAAAACCCGTTTAACCCCGTTTGAAAGCCGTTTAAATTTTGTTTTGACCAGCTTGGTGGTATAAAGAGAGTATTCAGATCTGACACCGGCCTTAAAATCGATTCTACGGCGTCTCGCTATTCTCCTTCTAAACTATCCCCGGTGTGAAG
This genomic stretch from bacterium (Candidatus Blackallbacteria) CG13_big_fil_rev_8_21_14_2_50_49_14 harbors:
- a CDS encoding phage head protein; translation: MLNRNPPMTEPAISGVFREPFQEQVAFFRQKLGNLVPTERWTDMQKEAHDKGFMVAGAAKADLLSDLAAAVDKAISQGTSLGAFRKDFKSITARHGWDYRGEFNWRTKVIYQTNMATSYAAGRLAQLRDAEFTHWEYIHSNAVAHPRKQHLGWNGLVLSADDPFWNAHYPPNGWGCQCRVRGRNNPDKVGQAPDDEIDPRTGEPVGIDKGWGYMPGNTVSATVTSLAARTVQWKYELAKAYLENLPEGLKDQFSRSMRDLPSTRDAARQFAGRVLDDRNHTEYQSMGLLTSEDVSKIQELKGLDVAGYDFALDPSSVRHIQKKHGDLKSEALRGQRAVTKEDYEKIPELLNSPDEITDSGLSHTTNNPLIEYSKVIGQDKYSLVLEYRKKRKMLVSTTFYIQGGN